Proteins from one Impatiens glandulifera chromosome 2, dImpGla2.1, whole genome shotgun sequence genomic window:
- the LOC124924847 gene encoding uncharacterized protein LOC124924847, with protein MDLDLALRIDQPAPLTDVSTADQRQMFEKWERSNRLSLMIIKKNIPEIFRGTISDDITKAEEFLIKIEKRFTKSDKAEMSTFLKSLITMRYLGKGNIREYILNMSNFTSKLRALKLDLSDDMLVLLVLLSLPAQYDQFKVSYNCQKEKLTLNELISHC; from the coding sequence ATGGATCTGGACTTAGCATTAAGGATAGACCAACCCGCTCCTCTTACGGATGTAAGCACTGCTGATCAAAGGCAGATGTTTGAGAAGTGGGAAAGGTCTAATCGTTTAAGTCTGATGATCATAAAGAAAAACATTCCAGAAATATTTCGGGGTACGATATCTGATGATATCACTAAGGCTGAAGAATTTCTTATCAAGATAGAAAAACGCTTTACTAAAAGCGATAAGGCAGAAATGAGTACTTTTCTTAAGTCACTCATTACCATGAGGTATCTCGGGAAGGGGAATATAAGGGAGTACATCCTTAATATGTCCAATTTCACTTCAAAACTGAGAGCACTCAAGTTAGACCTTTCAGATGACATGTTAGTTCTATTGGTCTTGCTCTCACTTCCTGCTCAATACGATCAATTCAAAGTTAGTTATAACTGTCAAAAGGAGAAATTGACTCTTAATGAACTCATTTCTCACTGTTGA